Below is a window of Staphylococcus succinus DNA.
GTTGAACAAACGAAAGATTTTATATTAACAGGTTTGATGAATATTTGGCTTGATTGTATAACGATAATCATTGCATTATCAATTATGTTTTTCTTAGATGTTAAGCTGACATTAGCTGCAATCATTATATTCCCGTTCTATATCTTAACTGTTTATTTCTTCTTTGGGCGTTTAAGAAAATTAACAAGAAAGAGATCTCAAGCATTAGCTGAAGTTCAAGGTTTTTTACATGAACGAGTGCAAGGGATGTCAATTATTAAAAGTTTTGCAATTGAAGATAATGAAGCAGAAAATTTCGATAGACATAACAAACATTTCTTAAATAGAGCATTTAAACATACACGATGGAATGCTTATTCATTTTCTGCAATAAATACGGTTACAGATATAGGGCCTTTGATAGTTATTGGTTCTGGAGCGTATCTAGCCATAAATGGTTCGATTACAGTAGGGACTTTAGCTGCTTTTGTTGGATATCTAGAACAACTTTTTGGACCTTTACGTAGATTAGTTTCTTCTTTTACCACATTAACTCAAAGTTTTGCATCTATGGATCGTGTATTTCAACTTATGGATGAAGATTATGACATTAAAAATAAAAAAGGTGCACAACCTTTAGAAATTAAACAAGGTCATATTGAATTGAATAATGTGAGTTTCAAGTACAATAATAATGAGTCAACAATTTTGAATAATATAAATTTAGAGGTTAATCAAGGTGAAACAGTAGCGTTTGTTGGAATGAGTGGTGGAGGTAAATCCACATTAATTAATCTTATTCCGAGGTTTTACGATGTCACTGAAGGTGAGATTAAAATTGATGACATTAATATTAAATCATATTTGACTGGTAGTTTAAGAAATCAAATTGGATTAGTTCAGCAAGATAATATTTTATTCTCAGATACAATTAAAGAAAATATATTATTAGGTAGACCCAATGCGACAGATGAAGAAATTATTGAAGCAGCTAAAATGGCAAATGCACATGATTTTATAATGGATTTACCAGAAGGATATGATACTGAAGTAGGAGAAAGAGGTGTCAAATTATCTGGTGGACAAAAACAACGTGTGTCCATTGCCCGTATATTCTTAAATAATCCACCTATTATTATATTGGACGAAGCTACAAGCGCACTAGATTTAGAAAGTGAATCTATTATCCAAGAGGCACTTAATGTGTTGAGTGAAAATCGTACCACACTTATCGTTGCACATAGGTTATCTACAATTACACACGCAGATAAAATAGTAGTCATAGAAAATGGTGAAGTCGTAGAGGCAGGTACACATCAAGCACTTTTAGCTAAA
It encodes the following:
- a CDS encoding ABC transporter ATP-binding protein; its protein translation is MIRRYLQFVYPYKWRIIATIFVGILKFGIPMLIPLLIKFVIDDVINNGAISTEEKFTRLSIALGIAAFIFVIVRPPIEFLRQYLAQWTSNKILYDIRKRLYGHLQALSARFYANNQVGQVISRVINDVEQTKDFILTGLMNIWLDCITIIIALSIMFFLDVKLTLAAIIIFPFYILTVYFFFGRLRKLTRKRSQALAEVQGFLHERVQGMSIIKSFAIEDNEAENFDRHNKHFLNRAFKHTRWNAYSFSAINTVTDIGPLIVIGSGAYLAINGSITVGTLAAFVGYLEQLFGPLRRLVSSFTTLTQSFASMDRVFQLMDEDYDIKNKKGAQPLEIKQGHIELNNVSFKYNNNESTILNNINLEVNQGETVAFVGMSGGGKSTLINLIPRFYDVTEGEIKIDDINIKSYLTGSLRNQIGLVQQDNILFSDTIKENILLGRPNATDEEIIEAAKMANAHDFIMDLPEGYDTEVGERGVKLSGGQKQRVSIARIFLNNPPIIILDEATSALDLESESIIQEALNVLSENRTTLIVAHRLSTITHADKIVVIENGEVVEAGTHQALLAKQGAYEHLYSIQNL